Proteins from one Pseudomonas grandcourensis genomic window:
- a CDS encoding sensor domain-containing diguanylate cyclase has product MILLWTSVILGSTTLTLIVALVWRERSLQKQLAEYRSIVTRLSESRNIHQDGDAERFKRSQYFARIGTWDWDVDTDRLYWSDAIFGMFGFKIGEVTPSYALFCSCVHPDDRLRVRAGELRCLETGENHDEEYRVVWPDGTIRWLRETGNVVKNDHDETIKMMGVVRDITEEKASANYLKHLAHYDPLTGLPNRLVLEERLSEALELARASATRVALVFVDLNGFKAINDHYGHAAGDRVLVTTATRLKRILRGTDTVARIGGDEFVVILQGLPQGKNLQDEARSICQQIFVELSPPVTIGNDQRHIGTSLGVAVFPDHAPSIDRLLHIADLAMYEAKRSGNNQYRLGTVSVVRAHSE; this is encoded by the coding sequence ATGATCCTGCTCTGGACCAGCGTCATCCTTGGTTCAACGACGCTCACCCTGATCGTCGCGCTGGTCTGGCGCGAACGTTCGCTGCAAAAGCAACTGGCCGAATATCGCAGCATCGTCACCCGCCTGTCCGAAAGCCGGAACATCCACCAGGACGGCGACGCCGAGCGCTTCAAACGCAGCCAGTACTTTGCCCGCATCGGCACCTGGGATTGGGATGTCGACACCGACCGGTTGTATTGGTCAGACGCGATTTTCGGCATGTTTGGCTTCAAGATCGGCGAAGTGACGCCCTCCTACGCCCTGTTCTGCTCCTGCGTGCATCCGGACGACCGGCTCAGGGTTCGGGCCGGCGAACTGCGTTGCCTGGAAACCGGCGAAAACCATGACGAGGAATACCGCGTGGTCTGGCCCGACGGAACGATCCGCTGGCTGCGGGAAACCGGCAACGTGGTCAAGAATGACCACGACGAAACGATCAAGATGATGGGCGTGGTACGCGACATCACTGAAGAAAAGGCCTCGGCCAACTACCTCAAGCACCTGGCCCATTACGACCCGTTGACCGGCCTGCCCAATCGCCTGGTGCTCGAGGAGCGCCTGTCCGAAGCCCTGGAGCTGGCGCGCGCCAGTGCCACGCGGGTGGCGCTGGTGTTTGTCGATCTCAATGGCTTCAAGGCCATCAACGACCATTATGGTCATGCCGCCGGCGACCGGGTGCTGGTCACGACCGCCACACGGCTCAAGCGCATCCTGCGCGGCACCGACACCGTCGCCCGGATCGGCGGCGACGAATTCGTGGTCATTCTCCAGGGTCTGCCCCAGGGCAAAAACCTGCAAGACGAAGCGCGCAGCATCTGCCAGCAAATCTTCGTCGAACTCTCCCCGCCCGTGACCATCGGCAACGACCAGCGCCACATCGGCACCAGCCTCGGGGTCGCGGTGTTCCCCGATCATGCGCCGAGCATTGACCGCTTGCTGCACATTGCCGACCTGGCGATGTATGAGGCCAAGCGCAGCGGGAACAATCAGTATCGGCTGGGCACCGTGAGCGTGGTGCGGGCACATAGCGAATAG
- a CDS encoding FKBP-type peptidyl-prolyl cis-trans isomerase — protein sequence MNDELQVIDLQVGDGKAAVKGALITTQYRGWLEDGTEFDSSYSRGKPFQCVIGTGRVIKGWDQGIIGMQVGGKRKLLVPAHLAYGERTMGKITPNSNLIFEIELLEVLTRDD from the coding sequence ATGAATGACGAGCTTCAGGTAATCGATCTTCAGGTGGGTGACGGAAAAGCCGCCGTAAAAGGCGCGCTGATCACCACCCAGTACCGTGGCTGGCTGGAGGACGGGACCGAATTCGATTCTTCCTACAGCCGGGGCAAACCCTTCCAGTGCGTGATCGGCACCGGTCGGGTCATAAAGGGCTGGGACCAGGGCATCATCGGCATGCAGGTCGGTGGCAAGCGCAAGTTGCTGGTGCCGGCGCACCTGGCCTATGGCGAACGCACCATGGGCAAGATCACGCCGAATTCGAACCTGATCTTCGAAATTGAATTGCTGGAAGTGCTGACGCGGGATGATTGA
- a CDS encoding D-cysteine desulfhydrase family protein encodes MQTQLDKSLSAFARADLLQGPTPIQRAARIEQLLGLDKQGIGLFLKRDDHMLIGAGGNKLRKLEFHIGAALQAGVDTIITVGGIQSNHARLTAAVCARLGIACELFLTRAVAKAEVDYELNGNVLLDQLFGAQMQVFAGGTDSLAKAEARAAQLRDCGRKVMVLPTGGSTPLGSLGYARCAAEIALQEAELDLTLNQVVVPNGSAGTHAGLAAGFHLLGRGTSLVKSFSVLSDQDSSAARTLQLTQETLALLGSSAEVQADEMVIDGSQLGAGYGLPTAAMQDAVRLMARAEGLLVDPVYSGKAFAGLLAELQQGRFAPGDNVLFVMTGGTPGLYAYRETFQA; translated from the coding sequence ATGCAGACCCAACTGGACAAGTCCCTGAGTGCTTTTGCGCGGGCAGACCTGCTGCAAGGTCCCACGCCCATTCAGCGGGCTGCGCGAATCGAACAACTGCTGGGGCTGGACAAGCAGGGTATCGGCCTGTTTCTCAAACGCGACGACCATATGTTGATCGGCGCGGGCGGCAACAAGTTGCGCAAGCTTGAATTCCATATCGGCGCGGCGCTGCAAGCCGGGGTCGATACGATCATTACCGTGGGCGGCATCCAGTCCAATCATGCGCGCCTGACTGCCGCGGTGTGCGCCCGGCTGGGCATCGCCTGCGAGCTGTTCCTGACCCGGGCCGTGGCCAAAGCCGAGGTGGATTACGAACTCAACGGCAATGTGCTGCTCGACCAGCTATTCGGCGCGCAGATGCAGGTGTTTGCCGGCGGTACCGACTCACTGGCCAAAGCCGAGGCCAGGGCGGCACAGCTTCGGGATTGCGGACGCAAGGTCATGGTGCTGCCGACGGGTGGCTCGACCCCCTTGGGCAGCCTCGGCTATGCCCGCTGTGCAGCGGAAATCGCCCTGCAAGAGGCGGAGCTGGATCTGACGCTCAATCAAGTGGTGGTCCCCAACGGCAGCGCCGGGACCCATGCCGGGCTCGCGGCGGGTTTCCATTTGCTTGGCCGGGGTACTTCCTTGGTCAAGTCGTTCTCGGTGTTGTCCGACCAGGACTCATCAGCGGCGAGAACTCTGCAATTGACCCAAGAGACATTGGCGCTCCTGGGCAGCAGCGCCGAGGTGCAGGCTGATGAGATGGTGATTGACGGCAGCCAGTTGGGCGCCGGCTATGGCCTGCCAACCGCCGCCATGCAGGACGCGGTACGCCTGATGGCGCGTGCCGAAGGCCTGCTGGTCGACCCGGTGTACTCCGGCAAAGCCTTTGCGGGTTTGCTGGCCGAGCTGCAGCAAGGGCGCTTCGCCCCCGGGGACAACGTGCTGTTCGTCATGACCGGCGGTACGCCCGGCCTCTACGCGTACCGGGAAACCTTTCAGGCCTGA